The Faecalibacter sp. LW9 genome has a segment encoding these proteins:
- a CDS encoding beta-ketoacyl-ACP synthase III, which produces MKFTATKNIFANITAIGGFVPKGRRTNDDLAQICNTSDEWITKRTGIKERRILEEGLATSDMAVEAILNLFDNYDKDLSKVDALIVATSTPDMLMPATANIICEKLNIHNVWAFDLNAACSGFLYALNVGSGLIESGRYKNILVVGADNISSYVDLNDRSTNILFGDGAAAVLLEPNHEYGVMDSLLRSNGEGREFLHIEGGGSLYPASIETLEKHYIKQDGKVVFKKAVTAMSETCTDLLNNNKITTEDIKWLVPHQANKRIIDAVGAGINIDPDKTMVNIEKYGNTIAATIPLCMWENISKFQKGDFVLLTAFGAGFSWGASLIRWGL; this is translated from the coding sequence ATGAAATTTACTGCCACAAAAAACATTTTTGCAAATATTACTGCTATAGGAGGTTTTGTACCGAAAGGTCGTAGAACAAACGATGATTTAGCACAAATATGTAATACATCTGATGAGTGGATTACAAAGCGTACAGGGATTAAGGAGAGAAGGATATTAGAGGAAGGCTTAGCAACATCAGATATGGCTGTAGAAGCAATATTAAACCTTTTTGACAACTATGATAAAGATTTATCAAAAGTAGATGCGTTAATCGTAGCGACATCGACTCCAGATATGTTGATGCCAGCCACGGCTAATATCATTTGTGAAAAATTAAACATTCATAATGTTTGGGCATTTGATTTAAATGCAGCATGTTCAGGTTTTTTATATGCATTAAACGTAGGTTCAGGTTTAATTGAATCAGGTCGTTATAAAAACATTCTTGTTGTCGGAGCTGATAATATTAGTTCTTATGTTGATCTTAATGATCGTTCAACCAATATTTTATTTGGTGATGGCGCAGCAGCTGTATTATTAGAACCAAATCATGAATATGGAGTAATGGATTCATTACTGCGCAGTAATGGTGAAGGTCGTGAATTTTTACATATTGAAGGTGGAGGTTCGTTGTACCCTGCTTCCATCGAAACTCTTGAAAAACACTACATCAAACAAGATGGTAAAGTGGTATTTAAAAAGGCTGTAACGGCTATGAGTGAAACGTGTACAGATCTTTTAAACAACAATAAGATTACAACAGAAGATATTAAGTGGTTAGTTCCACATCAGGCCAATAAACGGATTATAGATGCGGTGGGGGCAGGAATTAATATCGATCCAGATAAAACAATGGTTAATATTGAGAAATATGGGAATACTATAGCAGCAACCATTCCGCTGTGTATGTGGGAAAATATTTCTAAATTCCAAAAAGGAGATTTCGTCTTATTAACCGCCTTTGGGGCAGGTTTCTCTTGGGGAGCTTCATTAATAAGATGGGGACTTTAA
- a CDS encoding alpha-ketoglutarate-dependent dioxygenase AlkB family protein yields the protein MDLFNNLYDGTENILPKDGIVNYYGQIFSDEEVLYLSKKLLEEIPWINDQAIIFGKLITTRRKYAWFGDLPFQYTYSKITKKALVWNDILLDIKKRVENITKENYNSCLLNLYHTGEEGMSWHSDSEKELKDKGVIASLSFGAERRFDFKHRITKEKISIHLPAGSLLVMKGETQTYWLHQLPVSKRIKSFRINLTFRQMKCDIIKAP from the coding sequence ATGGATTTGTTTAATAATTTATATGATGGTACTGAAAATATTCTACCAAAAGATGGAATAGTGAATTATTACGGTCAAATCTTTTCAGATGAAGAAGTTTTGTATCTTTCAAAAAAATTGTTGGAAGAAATCCCTTGGATCAACGATCAAGCGATAATTTTTGGAAAATTAATTACAACACGTCGCAAATATGCTTGGTTTGGTGACTTACCATTTCAGTATACCTATTCTAAAATCACGAAAAAAGCATTGGTGTGGAATGATATTTTATTGGATATCAAGAAAAGGGTAGAAAATATAACAAAAGAAAATTATAATTCATGTTTATTAAATCTCTATCATACTGGAGAAGAAGGGATGTCTTGGCACAGTGATTCGGAAAAAGAATTGAAAGATAAGGGAGTTATAGCTTCATTGAGTTTTGGTGCAGAAAGAAGGTTTGATTTTAAACATCGAATCACGAAGGAAAAAATTTCAATTCATCTTCCCGCTGGAAGCTTGTTGGTAATGAAAGGTGAAACTCAAACCTATTGGTTGCATCAATTACCAGTTTCTAAACGCATCAAGTCCTTTCGCATTAATCTTACCTTCCGTCAAATGAAATGTGATATAATAAAAGCACCATAA
- a CDS encoding M15 family metallopeptidase has protein sequence MFINLKQLNQTFALLFGILLTSPLMAQTAIEETTEVSSNHQFTTLDLIGKSNPNLSKGKDYRVLPEVAVALENMKTDAKAAGFDICVISSYRNYAYQNGIWERKYKANLAKGIKGIKNVEKIIEYSTIPGTSRHHWGTDIDIIDMTKGIPLDPLHEKHFNPGGQMHKFKLWLDENAHKYGFHLVYTKDDTRKGFKYEPWHFTYKPISDRMMEEYKKLDIKKLLQENKLMGSEHFTEEFIAKYRTENILDINPKLVK, from the coding sequence ATGTTTATCAACCTTAAGCAATTGAATCAAACCTTTGCCCTATTATTCGGAATACTTTTAACTTCCCCCTTAATGGCGCAAACGGCTATAGAAGAAACGACCGAAGTATCATCTAATCATCAATTTACAACTTTAGACCTTATCGGTAAATCAAACCCAAATCTATCAAAAGGGAAGGATTATCGCGTTTTACCAGAAGTTGCTGTTGCGCTGGAAAATATGAAAACAGATGCAAAGGCTGCTGGTTTTGATATTTGCGTCATTTCAAGTTATCGCAACTATGCTTATCAAAATGGAATTTGGGAAAGAAAATACAAAGCCAATTTGGCAAAAGGAATCAAAGGAATCAAAAATGTTGAAAAAATCATTGAATATTCCACGATTCCAGGTACTTCACGCCATCATTGGGGTACAGACATCGATATTATTGATATGACTAAAGGAATTCCATTAGATCCATTACATGAAAAACATTTTAATCCTGGAGGGCAAATGCATAAATTTAAATTATGGTTGGATGAAAATGCGCACAAATATGGTTTCCATTTGGTTTACACCAAAGATGATACACGTAAAGGATTTAAATACGAGCCTTGGCATTTTACATACAAACCCATTTCTGATCGTATGATGGAAGAATATAAGAAATTGGATATAAAAAAATTATTACAAGAAAATAAATTGATGGGAAGTGAACATTTTACGGAAGAATTTATCGCAAAATACAGAACTGAAAATATCTTAGATATCAATCCTAAATTGGTTAAATAA
- a CDS encoding hemolysin family protein, giving the protein MEIIILIVLILLNGVFSMSEMALVSARKFKLENEKKQGSSGAKAALELAEKPDTFLSTVQIGITLIGILLGVFSGDTLTKDLADLLRQVPMIGRYAETVASVLMIIIITYFSIVFGELLPKRIGLTFPETIAKAVSKPMRILSLVTSPFVWLLSFTNNIMLKVLGIKDNNEVVSEEEIKSIIRESTEGGEIQEKEHDIVERVFELGDRRVNTLATHRSEIVYLNITDSYDVVRNKIKKNKHSGYPIVKNDNLDEVVGVIHLKDLFGTSKEDFQLKKYLRKAIFVNENSFCYPLLERLQNSHSHFAVMIDEYGTTAGIITINDIMDELIGESPENEEEDYEVVEREDGSWLIDGQFSIYEFERFFNVDVHDDVENLYVTVSGLFFSQTEEMPKVGDKIQVDNLVLEIIDKDGNRIDKILAYRIEDGIE; this is encoded by the coding sequence GTGGAAATAATTATTTTAATCGTTCTAATTCTCTTAAATGGTGTTTTTTCCATGTCAGAAATGGCATTGGTCTCCGCACGAAAATTTAAATTAGAGAATGAGAAAAAACAAGGAAGCTCAGGAGCCAAAGCTGCTTTAGAGTTAGCTGAAAAGCCTGATACTTTTTTATCTACCGTTCAAATTGGAATTACTTTAATAGGGATTTTACTTGGGGTTTTTTCTGGAGATACATTAACAAAAGATTTGGCCGATTTATTACGTCAAGTTCCAATGATAGGAAGGTATGCTGAAACTGTAGCTTCAGTTTTAATGATCATCATAATTACGTATTTTTCAATTGTTTTTGGTGAATTATTGCCAAAACGTATTGGTTTAACGTTTCCTGAAACGATCGCTAAAGCGGTTTCTAAACCCATGCGTATTTTATCATTAGTGACTTCGCCATTTGTTTGGTTATTAAGTTTTACAAATAATATCATGCTTAAAGTATTAGGCATTAAGGATAATAATGAAGTAGTATCGGAAGAAGAGATTAAATCAATTATACGTGAAAGTACGGAAGGGGGAGAAATTCAAGAAAAAGAACATGACATTGTAGAACGTGTTTTTGAGTTAGGAGATCGACGTGTAAATACTCTAGCGACTCATCGCTCAGAGATTGTTTATCTTAATATTACCGATTCATATGATGTTGTACGGAATAAAATAAAAAAGAATAAGCATTCAGGGTATCCAATTGTAAAGAATGATAATTTGGATGAAGTGGTTGGTGTCATTCATTTAAAAGATTTATTTGGAACATCAAAAGAAGATTTTCAATTAAAAAAATATTTGCGTAAAGCTATTTTTGTGAACGAAAATTCGTTTTGTTATCCATTGCTTGAACGCCTTCAGAATTCACATTCACATTTTGCTGTAATGATTGATGAATATGGGACAACAGCTGGGATCATTACCATAAATGATATTATGGATGAATTGATAGGGGAATCTCCTGAAAATGAGGAAGAAGATTATGAAGTGGTAGAAAGAGAAGATGGCTCTTGGTTAATTGATGGTCAATTTTCAATTTATGAATTTGAACGTTTTTTTAATGTGGATGTTCACGATGATGTCGAAAATTTATATGTAACGGTATCAGGATTATTCTTTAGTCAAACTGAAGAGATGCCTAAAGTAGGCGATAAAATACAAGTGGATAATTTAGTTCTTGAAATTATTGATAAAGATGGGAACCGAATTGATAAAATTTTAGCTTATCGTATTGAGGATGGAATAGAATAA
- a CDS encoding head GIN domain-containing protein, with translation MKNIFFTAIALIGTQFSFAQLTKNVGDYNSLKVYDRIPVELIQSNSNKVEVSGDLEKEVDVVNKNGDLKIKMNSLNLMQGSKVKVKVYYKNLYDIQASQGSMIYSDDKMKSSILKLSSNEGSSIKLDIDTKKVNAKINSGAELILNGDADALTVNANSGGKFYGKTLNTENASLTTNMGGIIEAKVKESVDAKTRAGGTIDIYGSPKVKNNKTIAGGKINFRD, from the coding sequence ATGAAAAATATATTCTTTACTGCCATAGCACTAATCGGTACACAATTCTCATTTGCACAACTTACTAAAAATGTAGGAGACTATAATTCTTTAAAAGTATACGATCGCATACCAGTCGAGTTAATTCAATCCAATTCCAATAAAGTTGAAGTCAGTGGTGATTTAGAAAAAGAAGTAGATGTTGTGAATAAAAATGGAGATCTTAAAATTAAGATGAATTCATTAAACTTAATGCAAGGTTCTAAAGTAAAAGTAAAAGTTTACTATAAGAATTTATACGATATCCAAGCAAGTCAAGGTTCAATGATCTACTCGGATGATAAAATGAAATCAAGTATTTTAAAATTATCATCAAACGAAGGATCTTCAATTAAGTTAGATATTGATACAAAGAAAGTGAATGCTAAAATCAATTCAGGTGCAGAATTAATTTTAAATGGTGATGCAGACGCGCTTACAGTAAATGCCAATTCTGGAGGTAAATTTTATGGTAAAACATTAAATACAGAAAATGCATCTTTAACAACGAATATGGGCGGGATTATTGAAGCAAAAGTGAAAGAATCTGTAGATGCTAAAACGAGAGCTGGTGGAACAATTGATATATATGGTTCACCGAAAGTAAAAAACAATAAAACAATCGCTGGAGGAAAAATTAATTTTAGAGATTAA
- the pepT gene encoding peptidase T produces the protein MQTEWREKLVKRFLKYVSIYTESEAFVDKFPSTERQWDLANYLVEELKSIGLEDVSIDENGYVFGYVPSTVDHEVPTIGFVSHMDTSPDFTAENVKPQIWENYDGGDIQLNENMILSPSEFPELNLYKGNTIITTDGTTLLGADDKAGIAEIVTAAEYLVAHPEIKHGRIAVGFTPDEEVGRGADFFNVEKFGAEWGYTMDGSEIGELEYENFNAASAIVTFKGKSVHPGYAKNKMINAANLAMEFASQLPNDEVPELTDDREGFFHLAKMSGSVTEARLQYIIRDHDMEQYEARKALFLQIAEDIQERFDHEVVVATVEDQYFNMIEKVKEKFQSVEIAEQALKDCGVTPNIKPIRGGTDGARLSFMGLPCPNIFAGGHNFHGPYEYVPVESMEKATEIIVRIAEITAETSK, from the coding sequence ATGCAAACAGAATGGAGAGAAAAGCTTGTAAAACGCTTTTTAAAATATGTAAGTATATATACAGAAAGTGAGGCTTTTGTAGACAAATTCCCAAGTACAGAACGTCAATGGGATTTAGCAAATTATTTGGTGGAAGAACTTAAATCAATCGGATTAGAGGACGTTTCAATCGACGAAAACGGATATGTTTTCGGTTATGTACCTTCTACAGTAGATCACGAAGTACCTACAATTGGTTTCGTTTCTCATATGGATACATCACCAGATTTCACTGCTGAAAATGTAAAACCTCAGATTTGGGAAAATTATGACGGTGGAGATATCCAATTGAATGAAAATATGATTTTATCTCCTTCAGAATTCCCAGAATTGAATTTATATAAAGGAAATACAATCATCACAACAGATGGTACAACTTTATTAGGTGCTGACGATAAAGCAGGTATTGCTGAAATTGTAACGGCTGCAGAATATTTGGTGGCTCATCCAGAAATTAAACATGGACGTATTGCTGTTGGATTTACTCCTGATGAGGAAGTTGGTCGTGGAGCTGATTTTTTTAATGTAGAGAAATTCGGAGCTGAATGGGGATATACAATGGATGGTTCTGAAATTGGAGAATTAGAGTATGAAAACTTTAATGCTGCTTCAGCAATTGTTACTTTTAAAGGAAAATCGGTTCATCCAGGTTATGCTAAAAATAAAATGATCAATGCTGCAAATTTAGCAATGGAGTTTGCTTCTCAATTGCCAAATGATGAGGTTCCTGAATTAACAGATGATCGTGAAGGATTCTTCCACTTAGCTAAAATGTCTGGTTCTGTTACAGAAGCACGTTTACAATACATTATTCGTGATCACGATATGGAACAATACGAAGCACGTAAAGCTTTATTTTTACAAATCGCAGAGGATATCCAAGAACGTTTTGATCATGAAGTGGTTGTAGCTACTGTAGAAGACCAATACTTTAATATGATTGAAAAAGTAAAAGAAAAATTCCAATCCGTTGAAATTGCAGAACAAGCTTTAAAAGACTGTGGAGTAACACCAAACATCAAACCGATTCGTGGTGGAACTGATGGTGCACGTTTATCTTTCATGGGATTACCATGTCCAAACATTTTTGCTGGAGGTCATAACTTCCATGGACCGTACGAATATGTACCAGTGGAATCAATGGAAAAAGCTACTGAAATTATCGTAAGAATCGCTGAAATTACAGCTGAGACTTCAAAATAA
- a CDS encoding peptidylprolyl isomerase codes for MNLKASMMLFFTALFTVNAVAQTAKPVKLDGIAAVIGDQIVLDSDVERDFILSQQQGLQVADKCEFLNDILMEKMLIDRAKQDTLISVTQDEITRSLNAQIEDFKLRGGGEEQVLKFFGFRTMAEMKNEMKFIVEDNIFSRRKREALVAGLDATPEEVREFFEKNKTELPDVKEEITLSHIIMYPEVSAENEQKVIDELKEIKQEIEEGSSFATKAILYSEDPGSANNGGQYLKVTRGKMVKEFDAVAFNLEEGEISDPFKTEFGYHIIQLDKRRGQELDLRHILITLKPTEEELNKTIEKLDSIRILINEGKMTFKDAAIRFSDDKYTKYNDGNLTSPQTGEDRFEKINLPLNEFSAITSLGEGELSHVFSDEYQNKKVVRLMRVNKIYPEHKINYEDDYYRIKQFAIRYKEQDVLVDWVKKQIPDAFIKIGDEYKSCNFPINWEQK; via the coding sequence ATGAACCTTAAAGCATCAATGATGTTGTTTTTTACAGCATTATTCACTGTAAATGCTGTTGCGCAAACTGCAAAACCTGTGAAATTAGATGGTATTGCCGCAGTTATTGGAGATCAAATCGTTTTAGATTCTGATGTAGAAAGAGATTTTATCTTATCACAACAACAAGGTCTACAAGTTGCCGATAAGTGCGAATTTTTAAATGACATTTTAATGGAAAAAATGTTAATTGATCGTGCAAAGCAAGATACTTTAATTTCTGTAACACAAGACGAAATTACGAGATCTTTAAATGCTCAAATTGAAGATTTTAAACTACGTGGTGGAGGCGAAGAACAAGTCTTAAAATTCTTTGGATTCCGTACAATGGCGGAAATGAAGAATGAGATGAAATTTATCGTAGAAGACAACATCTTTTCTCGTCGTAAACGTGAAGCGTTAGTGGCAGGGTTAGATGCAACTCCTGAAGAAGTTCGTGAATTCTTTGAAAAAAATAAAACGGAATTACCTGATGTAAAGGAGGAAATTACATTGAGCCATATCATCATGTATCCAGAAGTATCTGCAGAAAATGAACAAAAAGTCATAGATGAATTAAAAGAAATTAAACAAGAAATTGAAGAAGGTTCATCTTTTGCTACCAAAGCGATTTTATATTCAGAAGATCCAGGTTCTGCCAATAATGGAGGTCAATACCTTAAAGTTACGCGTGGAAAAATGGTAAAAGAGTTTGATGCTGTAGCTTTCAACTTAGAAGAAGGTGAAATATCTGATCCATTTAAAACGGAGTTTGGGTACCATATTATTCAATTGGATAAACGTAGAGGGCAAGAATTAGATTTACGTCACATTTTAATTACTCTAAAACCAACAGAAGAGGAATTAAATAAAACGATTGAAAAATTAGATTCGATTCGAATTTTAATCAACGAAGGTAAAATGACTTTCAAAGATGCAGCGATTCGTTTTTCAGATGATAAATACACAAAATATAACGATGGAAATTTAACGAGTCCTCAAACAGGGGAAGATCGTTTTGAGAAAATCAATTTACCTTTAAATGAATTCTCTGCTATTACATCGTTAGGAGAAGGTGAATTATCACATGTATTCTCTGATGAATATCAAAACAAAAAGGTGGTTCGTTTAATGCGCGTAAACAAAATTTATCCAGAACATAAAATTAATTATGAGGATGATTATTACCGTATCAAACAATTTGCAATTCGCTACAAAGAACAAGACGTTTTAGTGGATTGGGTGAAAAAGCAAATTCCTGACGCATTTATAAAGATTGGAGATGAATATAAATCATGTAATTTTCCAATCAACTGGGAACAGAAATAA
- a CDS encoding lipocalin family protein — protein sequence MKYKNMALAGLALGAAAYLIRNRSDKNIAFEVVPNFDINKYLGLWYEIARMDFYWEKDKTNTTARYLMNEDGSVQVINRGYDEKKKEWKKSKGIAKQTKPGYGKFKVSFFGPLYSAYNVIDLDEHYQYALVAGKNTDYLWILSRQKSIPDGIKSRFLQKAEALGYETDRLIRPTHEKI from the coding sequence ATGAAATATAAAAATATGGCACTTGCTGGTTTAGCGCTTGGTGCTGCAGCCTATCTTATCAGAAATCGATCGGATAAGAATATTGCGTTCGAAGTTGTACCAAATTTTGATATTAATAAATATTTAGGATTATGGTACGAGATTGCTCGAATGGATTTTTATTGGGAAAAGGACAAAACCAATACAACCGCTCGTTACTTAATGAATGAAGATGGTTCGGTACAAGTGATTAACCGAGGATATGATGAGAAGAAAAAAGAATGGAAAAAAAGTAAAGGAATTGCCAAACAAACCAAACCTGGATATGGTAAATTTAAAGTTTCTTTCTTTGGTCCATTGTATTCTGCTTATAATGTTATCGACTTAGATGAACATTACCAATATGCTTTAGTTGCCGGAAAAAACACGGATTACTTATGGATATTATCTCGTCAAAAATCAATTCCAGATGGGATTAAATCAAGATTCTTACAAAAAGCTGAAGCGTTGGGTTATGAAACGGATCGATTAATTAGGCCCACACACGAAAAAATTTAA
- a CDS encoding alanine dehydrogenase, translated as MEDQPIFTPFTHEDLIPQPECLEIPRKKERFSIGIPKETNNQEKRISLTPDAVEVLVNNGHQISIESGAGEGANFTDREYSEAGAEIVYSPQSIFEKPVILKVGPVTDEEIEWMKPGAFLVSSVPTNSLNKKYFTELTKKRITAVGFEFIKDEQNQLPVLRLLSEIAGTTAILVGSELMSSVNGGVGILMGGVTGVRPTEVVILGAGTVAENATRTAIGLGASVRVFDNSLSRLRRLQQNIGQRIPTSTIDPKELGKALRRCDLAIGALRGDTRTPCVVTEQMVEQMKPGAVIIDVSIDQGGCFETSEITTHDHPIRVKHEVIHYAVSNITSRVSRTSSKALSNYFLSYLLMIANEGGFSSVVKTDKTVRNGVYLYHGRVVKKNICDWFDLPFHDINLLIV; from the coding sequence ATGGAAGATCAGCCTATATTTACCCCTTTTACTCATGAGGATTTAATTCCTCAACCGGAGTGTTTAGAAATCCCACGTAAGAAGGAACGATTCAGTATCGGAATTCCAAAGGAAACCAATAATCAAGAAAAAAGAATTTCTTTGACTCCCGATGCTGTTGAAGTATTGGTGAATAATGGTCATCAAATTAGCATTGAATCTGGCGCAGGAGAAGGTGCAAATTTTACTGATCGCGAATATTCTGAAGCTGGTGCTGAGATTGTATACAGCCCCCAATCGATTTTTGAGAAACCCGTCATTCTAAAAGTTGGTCCTGTTACCGATGAAGAAATTGAATGGATGAAACCAGGAGCATTTTTAGTCTCTAGCGTTCCGACCAATTCACTCAACAAAAAATATTTTACGGAATTAACGAAAAAACGTATTACTGCAGTTGGTTTTGAATTTATTAAAGATGAACAAAACCAATTGCCTGTTTTACGTCTACTAAGTGAAATTGCAGGTACAACAGCTATACTTGTAGGATCTGAATTAATGTCTTCAGTGAATGGAGGTGTTGGTATTTTAATGGGTGGTGTGACAGGGGTGCGACCTACAGAAGTCGTTATACTTGGAGCAGGAACAGTTGCTGAAAATGCAACTCGTACAGCTATTGGTCTAGGAGCTTCTGTCCGCGTTTTTGATAATTCGTTGTCACGTCTTAGACGTTTACAACAAAACATTGGTCAACGTATCCCTACTTCAACAATCGATCCTAAAGAATTAGGAAAAGCATTAAGAAGATGTGATTTAGCCATAGGTGCCCTTCGTGGCGACACTAGAACTCCTTGTGTGGTAACCGAACAAATGGTAGAACAAATGAAACCAGGAGCTGTCATTATTGATGTAAGTATTGATCAAGGTGGATGTTTTGAGACCTCAGAAATTACAACTCACGATCATCCGATTCGTGTAAAACATGAAGTTATACATTATGCTGTTTCTAATATTACATCAAGGGTGTCGAGAACCTCATCAAAAGCACTCAGCAATTATTTTTTATCCTATTTATTAATGATTGCCAATGAAGGAGGATTTTCATCCGTAGTTAAAACTGATAAAACTGTCAGAAATGGTGTATATTTGTACCACGGAAGGGTTGTAAAAAAGAACATATGCGATTGGTTTGATCTACCCTTTCACGATATAAATTTATTAATAGTATGA
- the tsaE gene encoding tRNA (adenosine(37)-N6)-threonylcarbamoyltransferase complex ATPase subunit type 1 TsaE produces MEYQINGLDQIPEVAGEILKQLEYKLICFEGEMGAGKTTFIKEFVKLLGTDDDISSPTFSIVNEYDTEKGKVYHFDFYRLNDEEEALDFGIEDYFYSNAYCLME; encoded by the coding sequence TGGAATATCAAATTAATGGTTTAGATCAAATTCCGGAAGTAGCGGGAGAAATTTTAAAACAATTAGAGTATAAACTAATCTGTTTTGAAGGAGAAATGGGAGCTGGAAAAACGACATTCATTAAAGAATTTGTAAAATTATTAGGAACAGATGATGATATCTCTAGCCCTACATTTTCAATTGTAAATGAATATGATACAGAAAAAGGGAAAGTATATCATTTTGACTTTTATCGTTTAAATGATGAAGAAGAAGCTTTAGACTTTGGGATCGAAGACTATTTTTATTCAAATGCATATTGCTTGATGGAATGA